A genomic region of Methanobacterium sp. SMA-27 contains the following coding sequences:
- a CDS encoding class I SAM-dependent methyltransferase: MILEQEEDIFTFEFSKVVGKNGKVYAVDTNQKSLDFINHKSKKEGINNIKTVLAKDNGLILPEKVDLFFLRNVFHHFPEPVFLSSKW, translated from the coding sequence GTGATATTGGAACAGGAGGAGGATATTTTTACCTTTGAATTTTCAAAAGTAGTTGGAAAAAATGGTAAAGTTTATGCTGTTGATACCAATCAAAAATCACTGGATTTTATAAATCATAAATCTAAAAAAGAGGGAATAAATAACATAAAAACTGTGTTAGCAAAGGATAATGGTTTAATTTTACCAGAAAAGGTTGATTTATTCTTTTTGAGGAACGTATTTCATCATTTTCCAGAACCTGTCTTTTTATCTTCAAAGTGGTAA
- a CDS encoding TetR/AcrR family transcriptional regulator, which translates to MQNASLNKIIKNASISKGKFYYHFEDKKTGSGK; encoded by the coding sequence ATTCAAAATGCTTCTTTAAATAAAATCATCAAAAATGCAAGTATTAGCAAAGGCAAATTTTATTACCACTTTGAAGATAAAAAGACAGGTTCTGGAAAATGA